A genomic window from Cryobacterium sp. SO2 includes:
- a CDS encoding glutathione peroxidase, with protein MNIREIPLTAADGSTTSLAEYADKVVLVVNVASRCGLTPQYETLEQLQRTYADQGFTVLGFPCNQFGLGETGSAEKIEAFCSTTYGVTFPLMEKTKVNGGSRHPLYAELTQTPDGAGKAGKVKWNFEKFVISPSGEVHRFRPTTLPDSPEVIAAIESGLAELKPAA; from the coding sequence ATGAACATTCGCGAGATCCCGCTCACCGCCGCCGACGGCTCCACCACATCGCTGGCCGAGTACGCCGACAAGGTGGTGCTGGTCGTCAACGTCGCCTCCCGCTGTGGACTCACCCCGCAGTACGAGACCCTCGAGCAGCTGCAGCGCACCTACGCCGACCAGGGCTTCACCGTGCTCGGCTTCCCGTGCAACCAGTTCGGCCTCGGCGAGACCGGCAGCGCCGAGAAGATCGAGGCGTTCTGCTCCACCACCTACGGGGTCACCTTCCCGCTGATGGAGAAGACGAAGGTGAACGGTGGCTCCCGGCATCCGCTCTACGCCGAACTCACCCAGACGCCGGATGGCGCGGGCAAGGCCGGCAAGGTGAAGTGGAATTTCGAGAAGTTCGTGATCTCGCCGTCCGGTGAGGTACACAGGTTCCGTCCGACCACCCTGCCGGACTCCCCCGAGGTCATCGCCGCGATCGAGTCCGGCCTGGCCGAGCTGAAGCCCGCCGCCTAG
- a CDS encoding NtaA/DmoA family FMN-dependent monooxygenase (This protein belongs to a clade of FMN-dependent monooxygenases, within a broader family of flavin-dependent oxidoreductases, the luciferase-like monooxygenase (LMM) family, some of whose members use coenzyme F420 rather than FMN.), protein MGWFLGMGFGSYGWNKQWSGNAGKDIANPQLFIDMATSLERAGFDYMMMEDSSVIPDTYRGTLDESLRAGIIRMDPMPLIPLLAERTSKLGIIATAATTFYPPFLAARLFNTLDHLTHGRVGVNLVTASPDAAAQNYGYDKHFEHDQRYLMADEWVRAVKSLWDTWEPGSLLLDEATNTFADPSKVHHANFEGEFYRTRGPLNTVPSPQGHPIICQAGGSPAGMAFGAKHADTILASVDGPAAMRKYREDVHARMILEGRDPSEVKIMFLVDPILADTDDEADERRRRRDAVAVGAVDAALMRMSYISGLDWSKFDLDAEIPDITGQHNGHQSVVDDFIKASKGKILRDALAGQRRGTESVDMWGSPATVAAKMDEVMQEAGGDGFLIALPVTRKNITEVCDGLAPELRKRGLIRDGYEFDTFRENLFAF, encoded by the coding sequence ATGGGATGGTTCCTCGGTATGGGCTTCGGCTCCTACGGATGGAACAAGCAATGGTCCGGCAACGCAGGAAAGGACATCGCGAATCCCCAACTCTTCATCGACATGGCGACGTCCCTGGAGCGCGCTGGTTTCGACTACATGATGATGGAGGACTCCTCAGTCATCCCCGACACCTACCGCGGCACTCTCGACGAGTCGCTCCGGGCCGGCATCATCCGGATGGACCCGATGCCGCTCATCCCGCTGCTCGCCGAACGCACGTCCAAGCTCGGCATCATCGCCACCGCGGCGACGACGTTCTATCCCCCGTTCCTGGCGGCGCGCCTGTTCAACACCCTCGACCACCTCACCCACGGCCGGGTCGGGGTCAACCTCGTCACCGCCTCGCCCGACGCCGCCGCCCAGAACTACGGCTACGACAAGCACTTCGAGCATGACCAGCGTTACCTGATGGCCGATGAGTGGGTGCGCGCTGTCAAGTCCCTCTGGGACACCTGGGAGCCCGGCTCCCTGCTGCTCGATGAGGCCACGAACACCTTCGCCGACCCGAGCAAGGTGCACCACGCCAACTTCGAGGGCGAGTTTTACCGCACCCGCGGACCGCTGAACACGGTGCCTTCGCCGCAGGGACATCCGATCATCTGCCAGGCCGGCGGCTCTCCCGCCGGCATGGCCTTCGGCGCCAAGCACGCCGACACGATCCTCGCGTCGGTGGACGGCCCCGCGGCCATGCGCAAGTACCGCGAGGACGTGCACGCCCGGATGATCCTGGAGGGGCGCGACCCGTCCGAGGTGAAGATCATGTTCCTGGTCGACCCCATCCTGGCCGACACCGATGATGAGGCCGACGAGCGCCGTCGCCGCCGTGACGCCGTGGCCGTCGGTGCTGTCGACGCCGCCCTGATGCGGATGTCGTACATCTCCGGGCTGGACTGGTCGAAGTTCGACCTGGACGCCGAGATCCCCGACATCACCGGCCAGCACAACGGTCACCAGAGCGTCGTGGACGACTTCATCAAGGCTTCGAAGGGCAAGATCCTGCGGGATGCCCTGGCCGGTCAGCGCCGCGGCACCGAGTCCGTAGACATGTGGGGCTCCCCCGCCACTGTCGCGGCCAAGATGGACGAGGTCATGCAGGAAGCCGGCGGCGACGGGTTCCTCATCGCCCTGCCCGTCACCCGCAAGAACATCACCGAGGTCTGCGACGGACTCGCCCCCGAGCTGCGCAAGCGCGGCCTGATTCGGGACGGCTACGAGTTCGACACCTTCCGCGAGAACCTGTTCGCCTTCTAG
- a CDS encoding histidine phosphatase family protein, whose translation MTATTTFALVRHGQTDWNAAGRIQGATDVPLNDIGRGQATEAVGPLSQYEWDFVVASPLSRAAETADIIAADLELEVIRHLPGLVERNYGPAEGLSAGPKLDALRVDGSYGSFRGAEAEDSVSGRGLGALRELAEDYPGARIIVVCHGTLIRLSLMAALGRDIPPITNAAMSVVQYNPDAGWTATVINNELLDADTLDAGALAAL comes from the coding sequence GTGACTGCTACAACGACCTTCGCCCTTGTCCGCCACGGCCAGACCGACTGGAACGCCGCCGGGCGCATTCAAGGGGCCACCGATGTGCCGCTGAACGACATCGGCCGGGGCCAGGCGACCGAGGCCGTCGGTCCGCTCTCGCAGTACGAATGGGACTTCGTCGTGGCGTCGCCGCTGTCGCGCGCGGCCGAGACAGCCGACATCATCGCCGCCGACCTCGAGCTCGAAGTGATCCGTCACCTGCCCGGGCTGGTCGAGCGCAACTACGGCCCGGCCGAAGGACTGTCCGCCGGACCCAAGCTCGACGCGCTGCGCGTCGACGGCAGCTACGGCTCGTTCCGCGGTGCCGAAGCCGAAGACAGCGTCTCCGGCCGCGGCCTGGGCGCGCTGCGCGAGCTCGCCGAGGACTACCCGGGCGCCCGCATCATCGTGGTCTGCCACGGAACGCTCATTCGGCTCAGCCTGATGGCCGCCCTCGGGCGGGACATCCCGCCGATCACCAACGCCGCCATGTCGGTTGTGCAGTACAACCCGGATGCCGGCTGGACCGCCACGGTGATCAACAACGAACTGCTCGACGCCGACACCCTCGACGCCGGGGCCCTCGCCGCCCTCTGA
- a CDS encoding class I SAM-dependent methyltransferase: protein MPDFPFERLRRWPDVEATNLFAVDASDRLILDEAAPFLAAAGPGEVVVLEDHYGALTLGAAARLGAGAGIRVYQDALSGERALDQNAADLAALAGSFSHVPMGEELFRGARVVLMQLPRSLAALDELAGAIARHSAADVTVVAGGRIKHMSVAMNEVLRRHFAAVDVSPARQKSRVLLAKQPIRPESAESEWPRSVVHDDLGLTVCAHGAAFAGTTIDIGTRYLLEFLGRMKPDAREAIDLGCGTGVLAATLAQARPGLRVLATDQSAAAVASAEATMRANGVDDRVRVLRDDALSAQPDASAELIVLNPPFHIGSSVHAGIALKLFEDAARVLRPNGELWTVWNTHLGYRPALSRIVGQTHQVGRNNKFTVTVSTRR, encoded by the coding sequence ATGCCTGACTTTCCGTTCGAGCGCCTGCGTCGCTGGCCCGATGTGGAGGCGACGAATCTCTTCGCCGTCGACGCGAGCGACCGCCTCATCCTCGACGAGGCGGCGCCGTTCCTGGCCGCCGCCGGGCCCGGCGAGGTCGTGGTGCTCGAGGACCACTACGGCGCGCTGACACTCGGCGCGGCCGCGCGTCTCGGCGCGGGCGCCGGCATCCGGGTCTATCAGGATGCCCTCTCGGGCGAGCGTGCCCTGGACCAGAATGCCGCCGACCTGGCCGCGCTCGCCGGCTCGTTCTCTCACGTGCCGATGGGCGAGGAGCTGTTCCGGGGCGCCCGGGTGGTGCTGATGCAGCTGCCGCGCAGCCTGGCCGCCCTCGACGAACTGGCCGGTGCGATCGCCCGACATTCCGCCGCCGATGTGACCGTGGTCGCCGGCGGCCGCATCAAGCACATGAGCGTGGCCATGAACGAGGTGCTGCGCCGGCACTTCGCCGCGGTTGATGTGAGCCCGGCTCGGCAGAAGTCGCGGGTACTGCTGGCGAAGCAGCCGATCCGGCCGGAGTCGGCCGAGTCCGAGTGGCCGCGCTCGGTCGTGCACGACGATCTGGGTCTTACGGTCTGCGCGCACGGCGCGGCCTTCGCCGGCACCACCATCGATATCGGTACCCGGTACCTGCTCGAGTTCCTGGGCCGGATGAAGCCGGATGCCCGAGAGGCCATCGATCTGGGCTGCGGCACCGGCGTGCTGGCGGCCACACTGGCGCAGGCGCGCCCGGGGCTGCGCGTGCTGGCCACCGACCAGTCCGCCGCGGCGGTCGCGTCGGCGGAGGCCACGATGCGGGCCAATGGCGTCGATGACAGGGTGCGCGTGCTGCGCGATGACGCCCTGAGCGCCCAACCGGATGCGTCGGCCGAGCTGATCGTGCTGAATCCGCCGTTCCACATCGGGTCGTCGGTGCACGCGGGGATCGCCCTCAAGCTGTTCGAGGACGCGGCCAGGGTGCTGCGCCCCAACGGTGAACTCTGGACCGTCTGGAACACGCACCTCGGCTACCGGCCGGCGCTCTCCCGCATCGTGGGGCAGACGCATCAGGTGGGCCGCAACAACAAGTTCACGGTCACGGTCTCCACCCGCCGCTGA
- a CDS encoding sigma-70 family RNA polymerase sigma factor, whose protein sequence is MTEVSSRQETDEYLLQQSVDGDRRAFGTLHDRHSRVVYAVAITATRNPADAEEVSSDTFFTLWKKRATVRFIDGSALPWLIATARYQAMNHQRARFREASISLNDDVDTHSSASAETIAAERQLTARLEEIIANLGPLEQRIVHLCLVDGLTYEQAALTLGITHATVRNRLARSRTRLRHELHLEEGSP, encoded by the coding sequence GTGACGGAAGTATCGTCCAGGCAAGAGACGGACGAGTATCTGCTGCAACAGAGCGTCGACGGCGACCGCAGAGCCTTCGGCACCCTCCATGACCGGCATAGCCGAGTCGTTTACGCCGTGGCCATTACGGCCACGCGGAATCCGGCCGATGCCGAGGAAGTCTCTTCAGACACGTTTTTCACGCTGTGGAAGAAGCGGGCCACGGTGAGGTTCATTGATGGGTCGGCCCTTCCGTGGCTGATCGCGACTGCCCGCTACCAAGCGATGAATCACCAACGGGCACGCTTCCGTGAGGCGTCGATCTCGCTCAACGACGACGTTGACACCCATTCCTCGGCCAGCGCAGAAACAATCGCCGCCGAACGCCAACTCACCGCGCGGCTCGAAGAAATCATCGCCAACCTCGGCCCCCTCGAGCAACGCATTGTTCACCTGTGTCTGGTCGACGGTCTCACCTACGAACAAGCCGCCCTCACACTCGGCATCACCCACGCCACAGTGCGAAATCGGCTCGCACGATCACGCACACGACTGCGCCACGAACTGCACCTGGAGGAAGGATCACCATGA
- a CDS encoding HNH endonuclease signature motif containing protein, with protein MARLGDSDGSVYSVDSLHAMALQWQAFLNPDGAAPNEAVLEAKSTFSFGTLTNGLHPLRGAVTPELKGIMQGVFNTFQSARSAPAFPSAEEQQRIEAGELVPGEVIDERTGGEKRADILRGILTQVAQDPHTPTMGGMPPTVMVHVSATDLLAGVGVGWIDGVEGPISMKTINQMIDNGGYRPMFFGGNGAVLALGDKVRCFTALQRKAITARDGGCVIPGCDCPPQWTEVHHVKSWQEGGPTDVSNGVLLCWYHHHTLSTGGWQIRMVLGMPEVKAPAWLDPSGKWRKPNRHRAHDPRTRRPPHTE; from the coding sequence GTGGCACGACTGGGCGACTCGGACGGATCCGTCTACTCCGTCGATTCCCTGCACGCCATGGCCCTGCAGTGGCAAGCGTTCCTCAACCCCGACGGCGCTGCCCCCAACGAAGCAGTCTTGGAAGCGAAGTCGACGTTCTCCTTCGGCACACTCACCAACGGCCTCCACCCCCTCCGCGGCGCGGTGACGCCGGAGCTCAAGGGCATCATGCAGGGCGTGTTCAACACCTTCCAGTCCGCCCGCTCCGCCCCCGCGTTCCCCTCCGCGGAGGAGCAGCAGCGCATCGAGGCCGGTGAACTCGTGCCCGGTGAGGTCATCGACGAGCGCACCGGCGGGGAAAAGCGCGCCGACATCCTCCGCGGGATCCTCACCCAGGTCGCCCAAGACCCCCACACCCCGACCATGGGCGGCATGCCGCCCACGGTGATGGTTCACGTGAGCGCCACGGATCTACTCGCCGGCGTCGGGGTGGGGTGGATCGACGGGGTGGAGGGGCCGATCTCGATGAAGACGATCAACCAGATGATCGACAACGGCGGGTACCGGCCGATGTTCTTCGGCGGTAACGGCGCCGTCCTCGCCCTGGGAGACAAAGTACGCTGCTTCACCGCCCTGCAACGCAAGGCCATCACGGCCCGCGATGGTGGCTGCGTCATCCCGGGCTGTGACTGCCCGCCGCAATGGACCGAAGTCCACCATGTGAAGTCCTGGCAAGAGGGCGGGCCCACCGATGTCTCCAACGGGGTGCTGTTGTGCTGGTACCACCACCACACCCTCAGCACGGGTGGGTGGCAGATCCGGATGGTGCTCGGCATGCCCGAGGTCAAGGCACCAGCCTGGCTCGACCCGAGCGGGAAGTGGCGGAAACCCAATCGGCATCGGGCACATGACCCACGCACGCGAAGACCACCACACACCGAATGA
- a CDS encoding DUF1206 domain-containing protein, producing MTDLPADPVADRAIDARERMKQAAQRAHRNRSVRASARLGLLANGLVHALIGGIGLRIANGESGEADQLGALSAIAGGPGGAAVLWLSTVSLWGLALWQGTNAAFSVAPNRRILVFRRSLNVGKALGFALLGTVTFAVVLGARSGGPEVVREADAAIVESPVGLFLLLAVGTTVAIIGGGLVWRGVRRNFREELRYLWGPTKVIVLTLGVFGHTMKGVAFLVTGGLLIAAAVFADSRWVGGLDAGLRYLLTLQSGPVLLNVVAAGLIAFGLYLMARAAFLRH from the coding sequence GTGACCGACCTTCCCGCCGACCCGGTGGCAGACCGGGCGATCGACGCCCGCGAACGGATGAAGCAGGCCGCCCAGCGCGCCCACCGCAACCGGTCGGTGCGCGCGTCCGCCCGGCTCGGCCTGCTCGCCAACGGCCTGGTGCACGCCCTGATCGGCGGAATCGGGCTGCGGATCGCGAACGGGGAGTCCGGCGAGGCCGACCAGCTCGGCGCGCTCAGCGCCATCGCCGGCGGCCCCGGCGGCGCGGCCGTGCTGTGGTTGTCGACGGTCTCACTCTGGGGCCTGGCGCTCTGGCAGGGCACCAACGCCGCGTTCAGCGTGGCGCCGAACCGGCGCATCCTGGTTTTCCGTCGCTCGCTCAACGTGGGCAAGGCCCTCGGCTTTGCGCTGCTGGGCACCGTCACGTTCGCCGTGGTGCTCGGTGCCCGCTCCGGCGGGCCGGAGGTCGTGCGCGAGGCCGATGCCGCGATCGTGGAGAGCCCGGTGGGCCTGTTCCTGCTGCTGGCCGTGGGCACCACCGTGGCGATCATCGGCGGCGGCCTGGTCTGGCGCGGCGTGCGCCGCAATTTCCGGGAGGAGCTGCGTTACCTCTGGGGTCCCACCAAGGTGATCGTGCTCACCCTCGGCGTCTTCGGGCACACCATGAAGGGCGTCGCATTCCTGGTCACCGGCGGGCTGCTGATCGCCGCCGCCGTGTTCGCCGACTCCCGCTGGGTGGGCGGCCTCGACGCCGGGCTGCGCTACCTGCTCACCCTGCAATCCGGGCCGGTACTGCTCAATGTCGTGGCCGCGGGCCTGATCGCTTTCGGCCTCTACCTGATGGCCAGGGCGGCCTTCCTCCGGCACTGA
- a CDS encoding SNF2-related protein: MAHNLSDLQIARLVGPQAYSRGVRYAKEGRVEDQVWQLGGSRLLGTVGGTQARPYDVIATFQQDASGTVVRASGTCSCPVGLNCKHVVALLLASRSTAAELARAPRTVDSQRARTAAPATWQSALAPLTRAPEAEPTTGTALALQFELLPPPRAARLPVPTVSLARLGVRPMVRGKKGKWIRGNLTWDNLAYSRGMLNRAQLRVLTALFELYSSGQRYHVTTDPWLHLDGFANRALWGLLGEAREAGIPFIGTTPGQDPVLVAAEPAELSLDIRRDSNGLTLYPTISLDGRTLDRSALGYIGDPAHGLFTWAADTADLRLTIAPLARQVSRDLRVLASAHTPITVPPDEENVFLADFYPFLRGQLSLTSTDESFDLPDTARPVLALSISAQADARITLHWDWHYTGGAGGSGEPAIAPLRGPATTDAPAGYRDAADETRILAATTGLFLEFPAHLPALFAAELPGEAGGTPPAAGAPDSPGLLRADSSLDGARMIEFLETVLPVLEAADDILVQFVGDAPEYREAAEPPTLTFATSARSESRDWFDLSVRVTVDGDDVPFDEVFRALATGQELMILPDGTYFSLDRPELQQLRRLIEEARGLQDSPNDSLRINRAQSDLWEELQDLGVAEAEAAAWRDTLAGLADGAEIAHRPLPAAVQASLRPYQQTGFDWLGFLHDTGLGGVLADDMGLGKTLQAIALIVDARERQAEGEEKKPFLVVAPTSVVHNWATECARFAPSLSVAAITETTAKRGASLSHAVATADVVITSYTLFRLDFDEYDAVSWAGLLLDEAQFVKNHKSRAHQCAKRLQAPFKLAITGTPLENNLMELWSLLSITAPGLFPNAARFAEYYQRPIETQADNDRLSQLRRRIRPFMLRRTKDQVASDLPAKQEQVLQLDLHPRHRRVYQMHLQRERQKVLGLLGDLNQNRFEIFRSITMLRQLSLDASLYDDKYSDIPSSKLDVLMELLEDVVAEGHRTLIFSQFTGYLAKVRARLDAAGVSYSYLDGRTRNRAAAIDDFKNGDTSVFLISLKAGGFGLNLTEADYCILLDPWWNPAAEAQAVDRAHRIGQTKNVMVYRLVATDTIEEKVMALKAVKAKLFDSVMTDGATRGSGQGLTASDIRELLE, encoded by the coding sequence ATGGCCCACAACCTCAGCGACCTGCAGATCGCCCGCCTCGTCGGGCCGCAGGCGTACTCGCGCGGGGTGAGGTATGCCAAGGAGGGCCGGGTCGAAGACCAGGTCTGGCAGCTGGGCGGCAGCCGTCTGCTCGGCACGGTCGGTGGCACCCAGGCACGCCCCTACGACGTCATCGCCACCTTCCAGCAGGATGCCAGCGGCACCGTCGTGCGCGCCTCCGGCACCTGCAGCTGCCCCGTCGGCCTGAACTGCAAGCACGTCGTCGCCCTGCTGCTGGCCAGCCGGTCCACGGCCGCCGAGCTGGCCCGCGCGCCGCGCACGGTCGATTCCCAGCGAGCCAGAACCGCCGCGCCCGCCACCTGGCAGAGCGCCCTGGCACCGCTCACCCGCGCCCCCGAGGCCGAGCCCACAACGGGCACCGCCCTGGCCCTGCAGTTCGAGCTGCTGCCCCCGCCGCGCGCTGCGCGGCTGCCGGTGCCCACTGTCTCTCTCGCCCGCCTGGGCGTGCGGCCGATGGTGCGCGGCAAGAAGGGCAAGTGGATCCGCGGCAACCTCACCTGGGACAACCTCGCGTACTCGCGCGGGATGCTCAACCGCGCCCAGCTGAGGGTGCTTACGGCGCTCTTCGAGCTGTACTCCTCCGGGCAGCGGTACCACGTGACCACCGACCCGTGGCTGCACCTGGACGGCTTCGCCAACCGCGCCCTCTGGGGGCTGCTCGGTGAGGCTCGCGAGGCCGGCATCCCGTTCATCGGCACCACCCCCGGGCAAGACCCGGTGCTCGTCGCCGCCGAACCGGCCGAACTCTCCCTCGACATCCGGCGGGACTCGAACGGCCTCACCCTCTATCCCACCATCTCCCTCGACGGCCGCACCCTCGACCGCAGCGCCCTCGGCTACATCGGCGACCCCGCTCACGGCCTCTTCACCTGGGCCGCCGACACCGCCGACCTGCGCCTCACCATCGCACCCCTGGCCCGCCAGGTGAGCCGCGACCTGCGGGTTCTCGCCTCGGCGCACACCCCCATCACCGTCCCGCCCGACGAAGAGAACGTCTTCCTGGCCGACTTCTACCCGTTCCTGCGCGGCCAGCTCTCGCTCACCAGCACCGACGAGTCCTTCGACCTGCCCGATACGGCCCGCCCCGTGCTGGCCCTGTCGATCAGCGCCCAGGCGGATGCCCGCATCACGCTGCACTGGGACTGGCACTACACCGGCGGTGCCGGCGGCTCGGGCGAACCTGCCATTGCGCCCCTGCGCGGTCCGGCAACCACCGACGCCCCGGCCGGCTACCGGGACGCTGCCGACGAGACCCGAATCCTGGCCGCCACCACCGGCCTCTTCCTGGAGTTCCCGGCACATCTGCCCGCGCTCTTCGCGGCCGAGCTGCCCGGCGAGGCCGGCGGCACGCCCCCCGCTGCCGGCGCCCCCGACTCCCCCGGGCTACTGCGCGCCGACTCCAGCCTCGACGGCGCCCGCATGATCGAGTTCCTCGAGACCGTGTTGCCCGTGCTCGAAGCGGCCGACGACATCCTCGTGCAGTTCGTCGGCGACGCCCCCGAGTACCGTGAGGCCGCCGAGCCGCCCACCCTGACGTTCGCCACCTCCGCGCGATCCGAGAGCCGGGACTGGTTCGACCTGTCGGTGCGGGTCACCGTCGACGGCGATGACGTGCCGTTCGACGAGGTCTTCCGGGCCTTGGCTACCGGCCAGGAACTGATGATCCTGCCCGACGGCACCTACTTCAGCCTCGACCGGCCGGAGCTGCAGCAGCTGCGCCGGCTGATCGAGGAGGCGCGCGGGCTGCAGGACTCCCCGAACGATTCCCTGCGCATCAACCGCGCCCAGTCCGACCTCTGGGAGGAACTGCAGGACCTCGGAGTGGCCGAGGCCGAGGCCGCCGCCTGGCGGGACACCCTCGCCGGCCTGGCCGACGGCGCCGAGATCGCGCACCGGCCGCTGCCGGCCGCGGTGCAGGCCTCGCTCCGCCCCTACCAGCAGACCGGTTTCGACTGGCTCGGCTTCCTGCACGACACCGGTCTCGGCGGCGTGCTCGCCGACGACATGGGTCTGGGCAAGACCCTGCAGGCCATCGCCCTCATCGTCGACGCCCGCGAACGGCAGGCCGAGGGCGAGGAAAAGAAACCCTTCCTCGTTGTCGCCCCCACCAGCGTGGTGCACAACTGGGCCACCGAATGCGCCCGGTTCGCCCCCAGCCTCTCGGTCGCCGCCATCACCGAGACCACCGCCAAGCGCGGCGCCTCCCTCTCGCACGCCGTGGCTACAGCGGATGTTGTGATCACCTCGTACACGCTGTTCCGGCTCGACTTCGACGAGTACGACGCCGTCAGCTGGGCCGGCCTGCTCCTCGACGAGGCGCAGTTCGTGAAGAATCACAAGTCCAGGGCACACCAGTGCGCCAAGCGCCTGCAGGCCCCGTTCAAGCTGGCCATCACGGGCACCCCGCTGGAGAACAACCTGATGGAATTGTGGTCGCTGCTCTCGATCACCGCGCCGGGCCTGTTCCCCAACGCCGCCAGGTTCGCCGAGTACTACCAGCGACCCATCGAGACCCAGGCCGACAACGACCGGCTCAGTCAGCTGCGCCGGCGCATCCGCCCGTTCATGCTGCGCCGCACCAAAGACCAGGTGGCCAGCGACCTGCCCGCCAAGCAGGAGCAGGTGCTGCAGCTCGACCTGCACCCGCGCCACCGTCGGGTGTACCAGATGCACCTGCAGCGGGAGCGCCAGAAGGTGCTCGGCCTGCTCGGCGACCTCAACCAGAACCGGTTCGAGATCTTCCGGTCGATCACCATGCTGCGCCAGCTCAGCCTGGATGCCAGCCTGTACGACGACAAGTACTCCGACATCCCCTCGAGCAAGCTCGACGTGCTCATGGAATTGCTCGAAGACGTCGTCGCCGAGGGCCACCGCACCCTCATCTTCAGTCAGTTCACCGGTTACCTCGCCAAGGTGCGGGCCCGCCTCGACGCCGCCGGGGTCAGCTATTCCTACCTCGATGGGCGCACCCGCAACCGTGCAGCGGCCATCGACGACTTCAAGAACGGCGACACCTCGGTGTTCCTGATCAGCCTCAAGGCTGGCGGGTTCGGCCTCAACCTCACCGAGGCCGACTACTGCATCCTCCTGGACCCGTGGTGGAACCCGGCCGCTGAGGCGCAGGCCGTTGACCGGGCACACCGCATCGGCCAAACCAAGAACGTCATGGTCTACCGGCTGGTGGCCACCGACACCATCGAAGAGAAGGTGATGGCGCTCAAGGCTGTCAAGGCCAAGCTCTTCGACAGCGTGATGACCGACGGCGCCACCCGCGGCTCCGGCCAGGGGCTCACCGCCTCCGACATCCGCGAACTGCTCGAGTAA
- a CDS encoding cupin domain-containing protein → MSTTTHTLQVKSHNKPDERRAPEKTLLELNHLGEYSIGRMTMQPGWTWADDIKPVVNTDSCRLLHVGYCVSGSLETMLDDGTTATINAGDSYVIPPGHNARVLGDEPYVAIEVHSAGEYGVPAS, encoded by the coding sequence ATGTCCACCACCACACACACCCTGCAGGTGAAGTCGCACAACAAGCCGGACGAACGCCGCGCACCCGAGAAGACCCTGCTGGAACTGAACCACTTGGGCGAGTACTCGATCGGGCGGATGACGATGCAGCCGGGCTGGACCTGGGCAGACGACATCAAGCCGGTCGTCAACACCGACTCCTGTCGGCTGCTGCACGTGGGTTACTGTGTCTCGGGCTCGCTCGAGACCATGCTCGATGACGGCACTACGGCCACCATCAACGCCGGAGACTCCTACGTGATCCCGCCGGGGCACAACGCGAGGGTGCTCGGCGACGAACCGTACGTGGCCATCGAGGTGCACAGCGCGGGAGAGTACGGCGTGCCGGCGTCCTAG